The following coding sequences lie in one Polynucleobacter sp. HIN7 genomic window:
- the hflK gene encoding FtsH protease activity modulator HflK — translation MISIRPETIRQTLHKVGDYFKGFFSVNDPGWGNNYQAPKGDKDPKEGGDQAQPNDPIGQPQGNRRPNSGPPDLDDLWRDFNDKLNNLFGGKKRPSGGGQPPSGGGRKPPQFNVEGFNPKTASLGALVIVTLVWLFSGFFMIQEGQAGVVLTFGKYDYTARPGINWRMPWPIQSTETVNLSAVRSVEIGRSVMIKGTNQKDSSMLTEDENIIDVRFAVQYRLKDPMEYLFNNRDPDMAVIQAAETAVREIVGRSKMDTVLYEGREKIAIDLALAIQTILDSYKTGIFVTSVTVQNVQPPEQVQAAFDDAVKASQDRERLKSEGEAYANDILPRAKGTAARLIQEAEGYRARVSAMAEGDALRFKQIYSEYAKAPQVTRDRMYIDTMKEIYNNVSKVLVDTTKSNSLLYLPLDKIINQVTTEAQQAAQVQGATLPGVVSPNAISAPVPNATPSPAERAPERREGLRSRER, via the coding sequence TTGATTTCCATTCGACCCGAAACTATTCGCCAAACACTCCATAAAGTAGGTGACTACTTTAAAGGGTTTTTCTCCGTCAATGATCCTGGCTGGGGAAATAATTACCAAGCACCCAAAGGGGATAAAGACCCCAAAGAAGGTGGTGATCAGGCTCAGCCCAATGATCCAATCGGGCAGCCTCAAGGTAATCGCCGTCCAAATAGTGGGCCACCCGATTTAGATGATCTCTGGCGTGACTTTAATGACAAGTTGAATAATCTCTTTGGCGGTAAGAAGCGCCCATCGGGCGGTGGTCAGCCCCCAAGTGGTGGTGGTCGTAAGCCACCGCAATTTAATGTTGAAGGCTTTAATCCTAAGACGGCTAGTTTGGGCGCCTTGGTGATTGTGACCCTAGTATGGCTCTTTAGTGGCTTCTTCATGATTCAGGAAGGTCAAGCGGGTGTTGTTCTCACCTTTGGTAAGTACGATTACACCGCGCGCCCCGGTATTAACTGGCGGATGCCTTGGCCAATTCAATCAACCGAGACCGTGAACTTATCGGCCGTTCGTTCGGTTGAGATCGGTCGCTCGGTCATGATTAAGGGCACCAATCAAAAAGACTCCTCGATGTTGACCGAAGACGAAAACATCATTGATGTGCGTTTTGCAGTTCAGTATCGCTTAAAAGACCCGATGGAGTACCTCTTTAATAATCGCGATCCAGACATGGCTGTGATTCAAGCCGCTGAGACCGCGGTGCGTGAGATTGTGGGACGCAGCAAGATGGATACGGTTCTGTATGAAGGTCGTGAGAAGATTGCGATTGATCTGGCGCTGGCTATCCAAACTATTTTGGATAGTTACAAAACCGGTATCTTTGTGACCAGCGTAACCGTGCAAAACGTACAACCGCCTGAGCAAGTTCAGGCCGCGTTTGATGATGCTGTGAAAGCCAGCCAAGACCGAGAGCGTCTCAAGAGCGAGGGTGAGGCGTATGCGAATGACATCCTGCCGCGCGCCAAAGGTACTGCAGCTCGTCTGATTCAAGAGGCTGAGGGTTATCGAGCCAGAGTCTCGGCGATGGCTGAAGGTGATGCCTTGCGCTTTAAACAAATTTACAGTGAGTACGCGAAGGCCCCACAGGTGACCCGCGATCGGATGTACATCGACACCATGAAGGAAATCTATAACAACGTCTCGAAGGTCTTGGTGGATACCACCAAGAGCAATAGCTTGTTGTATCTACCGCTCGACAAAATCATTAATCAGGTAACCACCGAGGCACAGCAAGCTGCCCAAGTGCAGGGCGCCACGCTGCCTGGCGTCGTATCACCGAATGCCATCTCCGCTCCTGTCCCCAACGCAACTCCTTCGCCCGCAGAGCGCGCTCCTGAGCGTCGTGAAGGCTTGCGTAGTCGTGAACGTTAA
- the hflX gene encoding GTPase HflX: MRTLQLHNTGVEEVRAVLVGIDTGKDDFPESMAELALLAESAGSIPSASVIGRRGSVDPSLFIRSGKANELLRAMKEHDAELAIVNHAISPTQQRNLERHLGKHVIDRTGLILDIFAQRAKSHLGKTQVELANVRYRMSRLVRAWSHLERQKGGIGLRGGPGETQMELDRRMLATKAKRLEAELAKLQRQQRTQRRARARNEVFSVSLVGYTNAGKSTLFNALTKAGTYAADQLFATLDTTSRRVHLEEGRQIVLSDTVGFIRELPHQLVEAFRATLDETVHADLILHVIDACSPVAKEQQAQVEAVLKEIGADGIPRLEVMNKIDLMPQTFTKGPQIERDIHGVPYRVFISAQAGMGLDLLRECLCEFAHRTDKLKVEHADVQHRKAHGDLLQPLTDRPETADFDFHSTRNYSPNTP, translated from the coding sequence ATGAGGACGCTCCAGCTGCATAACACCGGAGTCGAGGAGGTCCGCGCGGTATTGGTTGGGATTGATACCGGCAAAGACGATTTCCCAGAAAGCATGGCTGAGCTTGCACTCTTGGCAGAGAGTGCGGGCTCCATTCCAAGTGCCTCGGTGATTGGTCGCCGCGGCAGTGTGGATCCATCCTTATTCATCCGTTCCGGTAAGGCCAATGAATTGCTGCGGGCCATGAAAGAGCACGATGCTGAACTCGCGATCGTCAATCACGCGATTTCCCCAACCCAGCAACGTAATCTTGAGCGGCATCTCGGTAAACATGTGATCGATCGCACGGGGTTGATTCTGGACATCTTTGCACAGCGTGCGAAGAGTCATTTGGGTAAGACTCAGGTGGAGTTGGCCAATGTGCGCTATCGCATGTCAAGGCTAGTGCGCGCTTGGAGTCACTTGGAACGTCAAAAGGGTGGTATTGGTCTGCGTGGTGGCCCGGGTGAGACCCAGATGGAGTTGGATCGCCGCATGCTCGCCACTAAAGCAAAACGCTTAGAAGCCGAGCTTGCAAAGTTGCAACGTCAGCAGCGCACTCAACGGCGGGCACGCGCTCGCAATGAGGTGTTCTCGGTGTCACTAGTGGGGTATACCAATGCCGGTAAGTCCACTTTATTTAATGCGCTCACGAAAGCCGGTACCTATGCTGCTGACCAACTCTTTGCAACCTTGGATACCACCTCTCGACGGGTTCACTTGGAAGAGGGGCGACAAATTGTCCTTTCTGATACTGTGGGATTTATTCGTGAGTTACCCCATCAATTGGTGGAAGCCTTTCGGGCCACGCTCGACGAAACAGTGCATGCGGATTTGATCTTGCATGTGATCGACGCCTGCAGCCCCGTTGCGAAGGAACAGCAGGCCCAAGTCGAGGCAGTTCTCAAGGAAATTGGGGCGGATGGTATTCCCCGCTTAGAGGTCATGAACAAAATTGATTTGATGCCACAGACCTTTACGAAGGGTCCCCAGATTGAGCGTGATATCCATGGAGTGCCCTATAGGGTCTTTATATCCGCTCAAGCCGGTATGGGTTTAGACCTCCTGCGTGAGTGTCTATGCGAGTTTGCGCACAGGACTGATAAACTAAAGGTTGAGCACGCTGACGTCCAACATCGCAAGGCGCATGGCGATCTGCTCCAACCCTTAACCGATAGACCAGAAACCGCTGATTTTGATTTCCATTCGACCCGAAACTATTCGCCAAACACTCCATAA
- the hfq gene encoding RNA chaperone Hfq yields MNTKQVQLLQDPFLNALRKEHIPVSIYLVNGIKLQGNVESFDQYVILLRNTVTQMVYKHAISTVVPARAVSFRADDEDAPAA; encoded by the coding sequence ATGAATACCAAACAAGTCCAGTTGCTGCAGGACCCTTTTCTCAATGCCTTGCGTAAAGAGCATATTCCGGTATCCATCTACTTGGTAAACGGAATTAAGTTGCAAGGTAACGTTGAGTCATTTGATCAATACGTGATTCTGTTGCGCAATACTGTCACGCAAATGGTCTACAAGCATGCGATATCGACCGTGGTACCCGCCCGAGCTGTGAGCTTTAGGGCAGACGATGAGGACGCTCCAGCTGCATAA
- the der gene encoding ribosome biogenesis GTPase Der, whose translation MKPVIAIVGRPNVGKSTLFNRLTKSRDALVADFPGLTRDRHYGNGRVGDREFICIDTGGFEPVAKTGIMAQMAKQTKQAVAESDLVIFLVDGRLGLAPQDRVIADFLRKTGRPVILAVNKTEGMSASVVTADFHELGLGQPEPISSAHGDGVRALIEEALDQLQIPEPEPDDAAVADGTRPMKIAVVGRPNVGKSTFINTLLGEDRVIAFDLPGTTRDAIEVEFERNGKSYVLIDTAGLRRRGKVFEAIEKFSVVKTLQAINDANVVILMLDAQQDISEQDAHIAGYIVEAGRALVVAVNKWDGIDAYVKERARVEIAQKLRFLDFANVHPISAKKGFGIKELFKDVDKAYQAAMAKLSTPKLTRAMIDAVAHQQPKRVAKGRPKLRYAHQGGMNPPIVIIHGSALHGITDSYKRYLEGRFREIFELRGTPLRIEFRTAANPYVKDEKPRRK comes from the coding sequence ATGAAACCCGTTATTGCCATCGTGGGCCGACCCAATGTCGGCAAATCCACCTTATTCAATCGCTTAACCAAATCCCGTGATGCCTTGGTGGCGGATTTTCCTGGACTCACGCGCGATCGCCACTATGGCAACGGTCGAGTGGGGGATCGTGAATTTATTTGCATTGATACGGGCGGCTTTGAGCCCGTTGCCAAGACCGGCATCATGGCCCAGATGGCCAAGCAAACCAAGCAAGCGGTCGCTGAATCGGACCTCGTGATCTTTTTGGTCGATGGTCGACTCGGACTTGCACCGCAGGATCGCGTGATTGCGGATTTCTTGCGCAAGACCGGACGCCCGGTGATCTTGGCAGTGAATAAGACCGAAGGTATGTCAGCTAGCGTGGTCACCGCAGATTTTCATGAACTGGGTCTCGGTCAACCCGAGCCCATTTCCTCTGCGCACGGCGATGGAGTGCGGGCTTTAATTGAAGAGGCTCTTGATCAGCTTCAGATCCCCGAACCTGAGCCCGATGATGCTGCCGTTGCCGATGGCACGCGACCCATGAAGATTGCGGTGGTCGGTCGACCCAATGTCGGCAAGTCCACCTTCATTAATACTTTGCTTGGCGAAGATCGAGTGATTGCTTTTGATCTTCCCGGCACCACGCGCGATGCCATTGAAGTCGAGTTTGAGCGTAATGGCAAATCCTATGTCTTAATTGACACCGCGGGGCTGCGCCGGCGTGGCAAGGTGTTTGAAGCCATCGAAAAGTTCTCGGTGGTTAAGACTCTGCAAGCAATTAACGATGCCAATGTGGTGATCTTGATGCTCGATGCCCAACAGGATATCTCGGAGCAAGACGCACACATTGCTGGCTATATTGTGGAAGCAGGGCGCGCATTAGTAGTAGCTGTGAATAAATGGGATGGCATTGATGCCTATGTGAAAGAACGTGCACGGGTTGAGATTGCCCAAAAGCTTCGCTTTCTAGACTTTGCCAATGTGCATCCCATCTCAGCTAAAAAAGGATTTGGGATCAAAGAGCTGTTTAAGGATGTGGATAAGGCCTACCAAGCTGCGATGGCGAAACTCTCCACCCCTAAACTGACCCGCGCCATGATCGATGCAGTGGCACACCAGCAGCCCAAGCGGGTGGCCAAGGGTCGACCCAAACTTCGCTATGCCCATCAGGGTGGTATGAACCCCCCAATCGTGATTATTCATGGGAGTGCACTGCATGGGATTACCGATAGCTACAAACGCTATCTCGAAGGGCGCTTTCGGGAGATCTTTGAGCTGCGCGGCACCCCCTTGCGAATTGAGTTCCGTACTGCGGCAAACCCTTATGTCAAGGATGAAAAACCACGCCGTAAGTAG
- the bamB gene encoding outer membrane protein assembly factor BamB, which translates to MQVLRWGLIASLSLALIACSGSSKVRKPAELVNVRNQVELAEVWSTNVGSSIPANFRPVVAGDHVFAASARGTLSKLNIQNGRVVWEVSVPEKLSIGPGSDGKTTVVVSAEGNAYGYDESGKNIWKTPIGSEVLSDPIVGAGVVVIRTLDHRFIGLDAATGKRRWIYQRQQTPLSLRVGYGMLLVGNDAVVTGFGGGRFGALALSNGGLIWESAVSFPKGFSEIERLNDVTSRPSLEEGRLCVVSYQGKIGCAELRSGNLVWSKDFSSYTGTTQSTEFVFAANEKSHVYAYRASDGVQVWENTQLTWRDVGEPLAIGRVVMMGDKQGYVHLLNQNSGQMVSRIRHDSSPVTAAPIAAGGVIIIASQGGKIAAYRPR; encoded by the coding sequence GTGCAAGTTTTGCGCTGGGGACTCATTGCATCACTTTCACTTGCATTGATTGCTTGTTCTGGCTCGTCTAAAGTTCGCAAACCCGCTGAGCTCGTCAATGTTAGAAATCAAGTCGAGCTTGCTGAGGTTTGGTCAACCAATGTAGGCAGTTCGATACCCGCGAACTTCCGCCCCGTAGTTGCTGGCGATCATGTATTTGCGGCATCTGCGCGTGGCACCCTTAGTAAATTAAATATTCAGAATGGACGCGTGGTGTGGGAAGTTAGTGTTCCTGAGAAACTCTCGATTGGTCCAGGATCGGATGGTAAGACCACGGTTGTGGTGAGCGCGGAAGGCAATGCCTACGGTTACGATGAGTCGGGCAAAAATATTTGGAAGACCCCGATTGGTAGCGAGGTGCTCTCCGATCCGATTGTGGGGGCGGGGGTGGTCGTAATCCGCACCTTAGATCATCGTTTCATTGGTTTGGACGCAGCGACGGGTAAGCGGCGTTGGATCTATCAGCGACAACAGACTCCTTTGTCGTTGCGTGTCGGCTACGGAATGCTCCTGGTGGGTAATGATGCGGTGGTGACTGGATTTGGGGGTGGTCGCTTTGGAGCGCTTGCGCTCTCCAACGGTGGTCTCATCTGGGAATCGGCCGTCTCCTTCCCCAAGGGTTTCTCTGAGATTGAGCGCTTAAATGATGTCACCAGTCGACCCAGCTTAGAAGAGGGGCGTCTTTGCGTGGTCTCGTATCAGGGCAAGATCGGCTGCGCTGAACTGCGTAGCGGTAATTTAGTGTGGTCGAAGGACTTCTCAAGCTATACCGGTACCACCCAAAGTACCGAGTTTGTGTTTGCTGCCAATGAAAAATCCCATGTGTATGCCTACCGTGCAAGCGATGGTGTGCAAGTTTGGGAGAACACCCAGTTAACCTGGCGTGATGTTGGTGAGCCACTTGCGATTGGACGCGTGGTGATGATGGGTGATAAACAAGGCTATGTGCATCTTCTGAATCAAAATAGTGGTCAGATGGTCTCGCGTATTCGTCACGACAGCTCACCGGTCACAGCAGCACCGATTGCAGCCGGGGGCGTGATCATCATTGCTTCTCAAGGTGGCAAGATTGCGGCGTATCGCCCGCGTTAA
- a CDS encoding YfgM family protein, translating into MALDLEEQENLANLKSFWARYGNFIIGVITVALLAYAAFNLWGWYQRSQAADAGKLYETLINAVTKNEKDKTYLAADDLQKKYGGTTYAAMGNLVAAKIAMDSNDAAKAQAYLKWTANKASDDSFRALAQLRLLGLLIDQGTEASLKEADQLLKEKAVKGFEPLWIERRGDWYLVQKKIPEARTEYLKAMKAMQSDKAFPEDARGLLKVKIDAVGGM; encoded by the coding sequence ATGGCACTTGACCTCGAAGAACAAGAGAACCTAGCGAACCTTAAATCGTTTTGGGCCCGCTATGGCAATTTCATCATCGGTGTCATTACCGTGGCATTGCTCGCCTATGCCGCTTTCAATCTTTGGGGCTGGTATCAGCGCAGCCAAGCTGCCGACGCGGGTAAGTTGTACGAGACCCTGATTAATGCAGTCACGAAGAACGAGAAGGACAAAACCTATCTCGCCGCCGATGATCTGCAAAAGAAATACGGCGGTACCACCTATGCCGCAATGGGCAACCTCGTGGCTGCCAAGATTGCGATGGACAGCAATGATGCTGCAAAAGCACAAGCGTATTTGAAGTGGACCGCCAATAAAGCCAGTGATGATTCGTTTCGGGCGCTGGCGCAATTGCGTCTTTTAGGACTTCTGATTGATCAAGGAACGGAAGCCAGCCTGAAAGAGGCCGATCAACTCCTTAAAGAAAAAGCCGTCAAAGGATTTGAGCCTTTATGGATTGAGCGCCGTGGCGATTGGTATTTGGTGCAAAAGAAGATTCCGGAGGCCCGCACCGAGTACCTCAAGGCGATGAAGGCGATGCAAAGTGATAAAGCCTTTCCAGAGGACGCACGTGGTTTGTTGAAAGTGAAGATTGATGCCGTAGGGGGTATGTAG
- the hisS gene encoding histidine--tRNA ligase, translating into MQKINAIRGMNDLLPKDAAAWSYLERTLADLTRAYGYEQIRTPIVEATALFQRGIGEVTDIVEKEMYSFEDRLNGEQLTLRPEGTAAVVRATIEHNLIYDGPKRLWYTGPMFRHERPQRGRYRQFHQFGIEALGFAGPDIDAEIILMGQRLWDELGLQGVRLELNSLGEAPERAAHRQALVDYFTQHHAQLDEDSQRRLQTNPLRILDSKNPAMQALIEGAPKLLEFLGSESLAHFEAVQTLLKANNIPFKINPRLVRGLDYYNLTVFEWTTEALGAQGTIAGGGRYDPLMERMGGKSAPACGWAMGMERVLDLMAISESTPASEPVCDVYVLHQGGDTLVQAMIAAEALRSAGVDVILHCPPDGQSASFKSQMKKADASGAQLALIIGPDELARDEAQLKNLRGTGAQHAVPLSGLLVAVVDALVDS; encoded by the coding sequence ATGCAAAAAATTAATGCCATCCGCGGCATGAACGATCTGCTGCCTAAGGATGCAGCAGCTTGGTCTTATCTCGAGCGCACCTTAGCGGATCTGACTCGAGCCTACGGCTATGAACAGATTCGGACACCCATTGTGGAAGCCACCGCACTGTTCCAGCGCGGTATCGGTGAGGTGACTGATATTGTCGAGAAGGAGATGTACTCCTTTGAAGATCGACTCAATGGTGAACAACTCACATTGCGCCCCGAGGGAACGGCAGCGGTCGTGCGCGCCACGATTGAACACAATTTAATTTATGACGGCCCCAAACGGCTTTGGTACACGGGACCCATGTTTCGGCATGAGCGCCCACAGCGTGGACGCTATCGCCAGTTTCATCAATTTGGGATTGAGGCACTGGGATTTGCAGGCCCAGACATCGATGCCGAGATCATCTTGATGGGCCAACGCCTGTGGGATGAACTGGGTTTGCAAGGCGTGCGTTTGGAGCTCAATTCTCTAGGTGAGGCACCAGAGCGCGCTGCGCATCGCCAAGCACTCGTCGATTACTTTACGCAACACCACGCACAATTGGATGAGGACTCGCAGCGGCGTTTGCAAACCAATCCACTGCGGATCTTGGATTCGAAGAATCCAGCAATGCAGGCTCTCATTGAGGGCGCCCCCAAACTCTTGGAGTTTTTGGGTTCAGAGTCATTAGCTCACTTTGAAGCAGTACAAACGCTTCTAAAGGCCAACAACATCCCATTTAAGATCAATCCACGTCTGGTGCGTGGCTTAGACTATTACAACCTGACCGTGTTTGAGTGGACCACTGAGGCATTGGGTGCCCAGGGTACGATCGCCGGCGGTGGTCGCTACGACCCCTTGATGGAGCGGATGGGTGGTAAAAGTGCCCCAGCCTGCGGTTGGGCGATGGGCATGGAGCGCGTACTCGATCTGATGGCGATCTCGGAAAGTACTCCCGCTAGTGAACCCGTATGCGATGTGTATGTCTTGCATCAAGGCGGCGATACTCTAGTACAGGCAATGATTGCGGCAGAGGCGCTGCGAAGCGCTGGAGTCGATGTGATTTTGCATTGCCCACCCGATGGGCAGAGTGCAAGCTTTAAATCTCAAATGAAGAAAGCGGATGCCAGCGGTGCGCAATTGGCTCTGATTATTGGCCCCGATGAACTCGCTCGTGATGAAGCGCAATTAAAGAATCTGCGTGGCACCGGTGCGCAACATGCCGTGCCACTCTCTGGCTTATTGGTGGCCGTGGTGGATGCTTTAGTGGATTCCTAG
- the ispG gene encoding flavodoxin-dependent (E)-4-hydroxy-3-methylbut-2-enyl-diphosphate synthase, translating into MMNKIEPGCLPPLPLGPLPRRLSRQSVVAWGDNRVTVGGDAPVRVQSMTNTDTEDAIATAIQVKELARAGSELVRITVNTPEAAAQVPYIREQLDKMDVKVPLIGDFHYNGHALLKDYPDCAKTLSKYRINPGNVGKGAKRDPQFAQMIEAACHYDKPIRIGVNWGSLDQDLLAQIMDENAKLATPKTSQEVMIEALIQSALQSASKAVELGMNPNQITLSCKVSGVQDLIAVYRDLARRCDYSLHLGLTEAGMGSKGIVASTAALAVLLQEGIGDTIRISLTPDPGAPRENEVIVGQEILQTMGLRNFTPMVIACPGCGRTTSTTFQELAAKIQSYLRQQMPVWKKTHPGVENMNVAVMGCIVNGPGESKHANIGISLPGTGESPAAPVFVDGVKVKTLRGEGIAEEFQLIVDEYVKANYHAKN; encoded by the coding sequence ATGATGAATAAGATCGAGCCAGGCTGTTTGCCACCATTACCCCTCGGACCATTACCGCGCCGCCTATCGCGCCAGTCGGTGGTGGCGTGGGGCGATAACCGCGTCACAGTTGGTGGAGATGCCCCGGTGCGGGTGCAATCGATGACCAATACCGATACCGAGGATGCGATTGCAACCGCGATTCAGGTAAAGGAGTTGGCGCGTGCCGGATCGGAACTGGTGCGTATTACCGTGAACACCCCTGAAGCCGCAGCACAAGTGCCCTATATTCGCGAGCAACTCGATAAGATGGATGTGAAGGTGCCACTGATCGGTGACTTTCATTACAACGGCCACGCCTTACTCAAAGATTATCCCGATTGCGCCAAGACCTTATCGAAGTACCGTATTAATCCCGGTAATGTGGGTAAGGGCGCTAAGCGGGACCCGCAATTCGCGCAAATGATCGAGGCAGCTTGCCATTACGACAAGCCAATTCGGATTGGGGTGAACTGGGGCAGTCTCGATCAAGATCTGCTAGCGCAGATCATGGATGAGAACGCCAAGCTGGCCACTCCCAAAACCTCTCAAGAGGTGATGATTGAAGCCTTGATTCAGTCGGCTTTGCAATCAGCGAGTAAAGCGGTTGAGCTCGGCATGAACCCTAATCAGATTACGCTCTCGTGCAAAGTGAGCGGTGTGCAAGATTTAATTGCGGTCTATCGCGATCTCGCCAGACGTTGTGATTACTCTCTGCATCTCGGACTCACGGAAGCAGGCATGGGTAGCAAAGGCATCGTGGCATCAACTGCTGCACTTGCAGTGCTCTTACAAGAAGGAATTGGTGACACCATTCGTATCTCCTTAACACCTGATCCTGGTGCGCCGCGTGAGAATGAGGTGATTGTCGGGCAAGAGATCTTGCAAACCATGGGATTGCGCAATTTCACGCCGATGGTAATTGCTTGTCCTGGATGCGGTCGCACTACGAGCACCACCTTCCAAGAACTGGCTGCCAAGATTCAATCGTATCTGCGTCAACAAATGCCAGTATGGAAGAAAACCCATCCAGGCGTGGAGAATATGAACGTGGCAGTGATGGGTTGTATCGTCAATGGCCCAGGCGAGAGTAAGCATGCCAATATCGGTATCTCTCTACCAGGCACTGGTGAGAGCCCCGCAGCACCGGTCTTTGTCGATGGTGTGAAGGTCAAGACCCTACGCGGTGAGGGCATCGCCGAAGAATTTCAACTAATCGTCGACGAGTACGTTAAAGCCAATTACCATGCAAAAAATTAA
- the rlmN gene encoding 23S rRNA (adenine(2503)-C(2))-methyltransferase RlmN: MNSSRTNLLNFDAAKMAEYVAGLNEKPFRAKQLLQWVHQRGVSDVALMTDLAKSFRHQLAEEAEVISLPVIQDMKAGDGTRKWLLDVGAGNAVEMVYIPEDDRGTLCISSQAGCAVNCRFCSTGHQGFARNLTPAEIIGQLWFAEHHLREDPLAIRRLDEDCAEQAQGRVITNVVMMGMGEPLLNYDAVLVALRLMLDDHAYGLSRRRVTVSTSGVVPMMDRLAQDCPVALAVSLHAPNDALRDELVPLNQKYPLKELIAACDRYLPFAPRDFITFEYCMLDGVNDQDQHAKELIKLLKGLRCKLNLIPFNPFPASGLKRSPAERVKQFAQILQDADLVTTVRKTRGDDIAAACGQLAGDVIDRTRRAERMQALNEQVIQFQGR, from the coding sequence TTGAATTCAAGCCGCACGAACTTACTCAATTTTGATGCTGCCAAGATGGCAGAGTACGTTGCGGGACTAAATGAGAAGCCCTTTCGGGCCAAGCAACTTTTGCAGTGGGTTCATCAGCGTGGCGTCTCTGACGTGGCGCTGATGACCGATCTGGCTAAATCCTTTCGTCATCAACTCGCAGAAGAAGCAGAAGTCATTAGCCTGCCAGTCATCCAGGATATGAAGGCCGGTGACGGTACCCGCAAGTGGTTATTGGATGTTGGGGCAGGTAATGCCGTTGAGATGGTGTACATCCCAGAGGATGATCGCGGCACATTGTGTATCTCCTCCCAAGCGGGTTGTGCAGTCAATTGCCGATTTTGTTCCACTGGTCACCAAGGCTTTGCTCGTAATCTGACCCCGGCCGAGATTATTGGACAACTCTGGTTTGCCGAGCATCATTTGCGCGAGGATCCGCTTGCGATTCGCAGGCTGGATGAGGATTGTGCGGAGCAAGCACAGGGTCGTGTGATTACGAATGTGGTGATGATGGGCATGGGCGAGCCTTTGCTCAACTACGATGCGGTGCTCGTGGCATTGCGTTTGATGCTCGACGATCACGCCTATGGACTCTCGCGCCGTCGCGTGACTGTCTCAACCTCGGGTGTGGTGCCCATGATGGATCGCTTGGCCCAGGATTGCCCAGTGGCTCTCGCTGTATCCTTGCACGCACCGAACGACGCTCTGCGCGATGAGCTCGTGCCACTGAATCAAAAATACCCCTTAAAAGAACTGATTGCCGCGTGCGATCGCTACTTACCATTTGCACCGCGCGACTTTATTACCTTTGAGTACTGCATGCTCGATGGCGTCAATGACCAAGACCAGCATGCCAAAGAGCTAATCAAACTCTTAAAGGGCTTGCGTTGCAAATTAAATCTCATTCCCTTTAACCCATTTCCAGCCTCGGGCCTCAAGCGTTCACCCGCAGAGCGCGTCAAACAGTTTGCCCAAATTTTGCAAGACGCTGATTTAGTAACCACCGTGCGTAAGACCCGCGGTGACGATATTGCGGCTGCCTGCGGCCAGTTGGCAGGCGATGTGATTGATCGAACCCGCCGCGCGGAGCGCATGCAAGCACTCAATGAGCAGGTGATTCAGTTTCAGGGACGATAA
- the ndk gene encoding nucleoside-diphosphate kinase: protein MAIQRTLSIIKPDAVAKNVIGQIYARFEQAGLKIVAAKMAHLSKNEAEQFYAVHKERPFFKDLVSFMISGPVMIQVLEGENAIAKNRELMGATDPKKADKGTIRADFADSIDANAVHGSDAPETAAVEVAFFFPGMNIYAR, encoded by the coding sequence ATGGCAATTCAGCGCACCTTATCCATCATCAAACCTGACGCAGTCGCGAAGAACGTGATTGGCCAAATCTATGCTCGTTTTGAGCAGGCTGGTTTGAAGATCGTCGCCGCCAAAATGGCGCACCTCTCAAAAAATGAAGCTGAGCAGTTCTATGCCGTGCATAAAGAGCGTCCTTTCTTCAAAGACCTCGTGAGCTTCATGATCTCAGGTCCGGTGATGATTCAGGTACTTGAAGGTGAGAACGCGATTGCCAAAAATCGTGAGCTGATGGGTGCGACCGATCCCAAGAAAGCCGACAAGGGCACGATCCGCGCTGACTTTGCAGATAGCATTGATGCTAATGCCGTGCATGGTTCCGATGCACCAGAGACCGCTGCAGTGGAAGTCGCCTTTTTCTTCCCCGGCATGAACATCTACGCACGTTAA